One region of Ktedonobacterales bacterium genomic DNA includes:
- the murJ gene encoding murein biosynthesis integral membrane protein MurJ — translation MPDTVYSAPLDSEDVTEDSREVEVFTDPRLAIASVTTEPLPRVQAASERSVNVRILAALISLSGASIAARAFGVLNQVVISDHFGAGVSMDAYFAVLALPTLLTNLIVSALQASVIPTYVRLTRANQEREASDVLSTLFNLVILFLAGVLALMLFFPRFAISLFAPGVSSATVDVGVTLAPLIFPTLLLNIFVGFITSVFNASRRFAFPAFTAMLMPLGILVATILLSSQFGVSALAIGQLVGTGLQFLIMLALVRKARFSYRPVLRLGSPHVRVALGQLWPMLFGATIGQANPVIDQIVASTLGSGAISALNYALKVISIPVTMIFMATSQAVLPYFASQAAARDFRSLKKTLNLFLWAIGIITLVVTVGFIVFAQPIITLLFRHGAFTDESAQKTSATLIGLAVGLLPMAWGFMIPRVFNSLHRNDVLLRIAIFTLITNVVLDIALARFLGLPGIGLATSLAYLLTTLIQIAVLRLLIGPLGLLRVPPQLLEWLSPQRWMGRTRFSRAGPPRRFNSWRILRNGALVLGGFLVVAVIASRDAIQGVRVSLGMALAFFFLPSPYLLLLTWAGMGAFYDVYIGGHSIGFVLALASLPAFALAFWRQWRGLARQTWAIWAYVFFLVWLLPGARLSPLGLSEFSVTVWGLFDYLALMVFTVAMLTTRDRFERFLSVLLTTSTLLCFVGLAEYALRFGGSQQEGVIWIYRVGGVFGWYNSFGFYLDLLLPLCLYRLLTAPRGRRRFWGGILALHVLALGLTFSRAGMISAIFMVITTAMLLNGRLRWWMLRGVSGVIALIAVLLLIPGLGLNQRLLGDHLLTLDDRTDAWGLLLSQLDLRNPFGHSYYASWALLLRDHPGGVAAPHSLYLQTLFDMGIPGLAFLLATFALLLWGGTRKALRSQGEARIAAAVATGGIFGAVVNSLVGNEFLDFALGLHFWFLAALPYLPLFAAGSGRRKGAAAPAPAQQKDSLSVQFVTWQFFPFVGGAEVRALREARALQARGHRVHVLTLRLKRSLAATEEIEGVPVRRIGGLFVRGRLRLRFGAQWIAEWLLFRELLRARNSYQVVHLRQLSVLARPAALAALFTGKPLFIRLASTSPSDDPLVRMSAKTTLCLGPLNPSLPFLQVEEHSWAGSDLQTLRRSQWLAGLTLWLLKYCGAVFIAISTRIQTTLQKIGFRPKRIALLPNGIDLDQYKEYALGVSMRLAAQPTEAPKVVCAARFNYVKGLDVLIHAWREVHAALPEARLLLVGGGTLRYQLEALAAALDLSQSIEFIDLTQDVRPFLAEADLFVLPSRFEGMPNALLEAMACGLPCVATRVSGSEDAIVDGESGLLVPPGDPESLAKALLALLMDRNRARACGAAAYMRVQQHFQDDTLIDQLLGLYHEAVGGKHLLPTPVGLQEAAPFSGAPTETPSLARPMSARAKSEE, via the coding sequence ATGCCTGATACGGTCTATTCCGCTCCTTTGGATTCGGAGGATGTGACGGAGGACTCCAGGGAAGTGGAAGTTTTCACCGACCCCCGGCTCGCCATCGCCAGCGTTACAACCGAACCTTTGCCAAGGGTGCAGGCTGCGAGCGAACGCTCGGTCAATGTGCGTATTCTGGCTGCTCTTATCAGTCTATCCGGGGCTTCTATTGCAGCGCGCGCGTTCGGAGTACTCAATCAGGTGGTGATTTCAGACCATTTTGGCGCGGGTGTCTCAATGGACGCCTATTTTGCTGTCCTTGCGTTGCCAACACTCCTGACCAACCTGATTGTGAGCGCGCTGCAAGCCTCGGTCATTCCCACCTATGTGCGTCTCACCAGGGCCAATCAAGAGCGGGAAGCATCGGACGTGTTGAGTACGCTCTTTAATCTCGTGATCTTGTTCCTTGCCGGTGTGCTGGCGCTGATGCTCTTCTTTCCACGATTTGCCATCAGTCTCTTTGCCCCCGGCGTCTCTTCTGCCACGGTTGATGTTGGGGTAACGCTGGCGCCCCTGATCTTTCCCACATTACTGCTGAACATTTTTGTGGGCTTTATCACCAGCGTCTTTAATGCCTCCCGCCGCTTTGCCTTTCCAGCCTTTACGGCTATGCTGATGCCGTTAGGTATTCTCGTTGCGACCATTTTGCTCAGTTCGCAGTTTGGCGTCTCAGCGTTGGCTATCGGCCAACTGGTAGGGACTGGCCTCCAATTCCTCATCATGCTGGCGCTGGTAAGGAAGGCTCGATTTTCCTACCGCCCCGTACTCCGTCTGGGCAGCCCTCATGTTCGTGTGGCGCTCGGCCAGCTCTGGCCGATGCTCTTCGGCGCTACGATTGGGCAAGCCAATCCGGTTATTGACCAGATAGTCGCCTCGACACTCGGTTCTGGCGCCATCTCTGCCCTCAACTATGCGTTGAAGGTTATCAGCATTCCGGTCACAATGATTTTTATGGCAACTTCGCAAGCGGTTCTGCCGTACTTTGCGAGCCAGGCGGCAGCGCGGGACTTTAGAAGCCTGAAAAAGACGCTCAACCTGTTTCTATGGGCCATTGGGATCATCACGCTTGTGGTAACGGTAGGATTCATTGTATTCGCCCAACCCATTATCACCTTGTTGTTTCGTCATGGAGCATTCACCGATGAGAGCGCCCAAAAAACATCTGCAACGCTCATCGGCCTGGCAGTGGGCCTTCTCCCGATGGCATGGGGCTTCATGATTCCGCGCGTCTTTAATTCCTTACACCGTAATGATGTCCTGTTAAGAATTGCTATCTTTACCCTGATAACCAATGTCGTGCTTGATATTGCGCTGGCGCGCTTCCTGGGCCTGCCGGGTATTGGTTTGGCAACATCACTCGCTTACCTGCTCACCACACTCATCCAGATCGCGGTGCTGCGTTTGCTCATTGGTCCGTTGGGTCTGCTGCGGGTTCCCCCACAGTTGCTGGAGTGGCTATCTCCTCAGCGTTGGATGGGCAGGACTCGCTTCTCGCGGGCCGGGCCACCGAGGAGATTCAACTCCTGGCGTATCCTCAGAAATGGCGCGCTGGTCTTGGGCGGATTCCTTGTTGTTGCTGTTATCGCCAGCCGCGATGCCATCCAAGGGGTACGTGTCTCGCTGGGTATGGCGCTGGCGTTTTTCTTCCTGCCCTCACCCTATCTGCTCTTGTTGACCTGGGCCGGTATGGGAGCGTTCTATGATGTCTATATCGGCGGGCATTCAATCGGGTTTGTGCTGGCCCTTGCCTCACTGCCTGCCTTTGCTCTGGCGTTCTGGCGCCAATGGCGCGGTCTGGCGCGCCAGACCTGGGCGATCTGGGCCTATGTGTTTTTCCTTGTCTGGCTGCTGCCTGGCGCGAGACTGTCGCCGCTGGGGTTGAGCGAATTCAGCGTTACGGTGTGGGGCCTGTTTGATTATCTGGCCCTGATGGTGTTTACCGTCGCTATGCTGACAACTCGTGATCGCTTTGAGCGCTTTCTTTCTGTACTGCTGACGACCTCGACGCTCCTCTGCTTCGTTGGCCTTGCTGAATATGCGCTGCGCTTTGGCGGCTCTCAGCAGGAGGGCGTCATCTGGATTTATCGGGTGGGCGGCGTCTTTGGGTGGTACAACTCGTTTGGCTTTTACCTTGATCTGCTGCTTCCTCTTTGCCTCTATCGCCTGTTGACGGCGCCGCGCGGGCGGCGACGGTTCTGGGGCGGCATTCTTGCGCTCCATGTGCTGGCGCTCGGCCTTACCTTTAGTCGCGCAGGGATGATTTCTGCCATCTTTATGGTGATTACGACAGCAATGCTCCTCAACGGCAGGCTGCGCTGGTGGATGTTACGGGGCGTGTCAGGCGTCATTGCGCTGATCGCCGTACTGCTGCTGATCCCAGGGCTGGGGCTGAACCAGCGGCTGCTTGGTGATCATCTGCTGACGTTAGATGACCGCACAGATGCCTGGGGATTGCTGTTAAGCCAGCTTGATCTGCGTAACCCGTTTGGGCATAGCTATTACGCCTCCTGGGCGCTCTTGCTGCGAGACCACCCAGGTGGAGTTGCAGCGCCCCACAGCCTTTACCTACAAACGCTCTTTGATATGGGCATTCCCGGCCTGGCCTTTTTGCTTGCCACTTTTGCCCTGCTGCTCTGGGGGGGGACACGAAAAGCGCTTCGCAGCCAGGGAGAGGCGCGCATCGCGGCGGCGGTTGCCACCGGGGGAATCTTCGGCGCTGTGGTCAACAGTCTGGTGGGCAATGAATTTCTCGATTTTGCGCTGGGCCTCCACTTCTGGTTCCTGGCAGCCTTACCCTATCTGCCGCTCTTTGCGGCTGGGTCTGGGCGGCGAAAGGGCGCTGCTGCTCCAGCGCCAGCCCAGCAGAAAGATAGTCTTTCCGTCCAGTTTGTCACCTGGCAATTTTTTCCCTTCGTCGGGGGGGCTGAGGTGCGCGCGCTGCGCGAGGCCAGGGCGTTGCAGGCCAGAGGGCATCGGGTGCATGTGCTGACGCTGCGCCTGAAGCGCTCGCTGGCAGCGACGGAGGAGATTGAGGGCGTGCCAGTACGGCGTATTGGCGGCCTGTTTGTGCGTGGTAGGCTGCGCCTGCGCTTTGGGGCGCAGTGGATTGCTGAGTGGTTGCTCTTCCGTGAACTGCTTCGCGCCCGAAATAGCTATCAAGTGGTTCATCTGCGTCAGCTCAGCGTGCTGGCTCGTCCGGCGGCGCTGGCGGCGCTCTTCACCGGCAAGCCGCTCTTCATTCGCCTGGCAAGTACCAGTCCTTCAGACGATCCCCTGGTTCGCATGAGCGCAAAGACAACGCTCTGCCTTGGGCCTCTTAATCCTTCGCTGCCGTTTCTCCAGGTTGAGGAGCATAGCTGGGCTGGCAGCGATCTTCAGACGCTCAGGCGTTCGCAGTGGCTGGCTGGCCTTACCCTCTGGCTGCTGAAATATTGTGGCGCGGTCTTCATTGCCATCAGCACGCGCATTCAGACCACATTGCAAAAGATCGGTTTTCGCCCAAAACGGATTGCGCTGCTTCCCAATGGTATTGACCTGGACCAATACAAAGAGTACGCGCTCGGCGTGAGCATGCGCCTGGCTGCCCAACCGACCGAAGCGCCAAAAGTGGTCTGTGCTGCGCGCTTTAACTATGTTAAGGGTCTAGATGTCTTGATTCACGCATGGCGCGAGGTTCACGCGGCGCTGCCAGAGGCCAGGCTTCTGCTGGTTGGCGGTGGCACTTTGCGCTATCAGCTTGAAGCGCTGGCTGCTGCTCTTGATCTGAGCCAGAGTATTGAGTTTATTGATCTGACGCAGGATGTTCGCCCGTTTCTCGCTGAAGCCGATCTCTTCGTACTGCCATCGCGTTTTGAGGGGATGCCCAACGCGCTGCTGGAGGCGATGGCCTGCGGGCTGCCCTGTGTCGCTACCCGTGTCAGTGGCAGCGAGGATGCAATTGTTGATGGTGAATCTGGTTTGCTCGTGCCTCCCGGCGATCCGGAGAGCCTGGCAAAAGCGCTGCTGGCACTACTGATGGATCGGAATCGCGCGCGGGCCTGTGGCGCTGCTGCTTATATGCGCGTGCAGCAGCATTTTCAGGATGATACGCTGATTGATCAACTGCTTGGTCTCTATCACGAGGCTGTTGGGGGGAAACATCTTTTGCCAACTCCAGTGGGCCTTCAAGAGGCAGCGCCGTTCTCTGGCGCTCCTACGGAGACGCCCTCTCTGGCAAGGCCAATGAGCGCCAGAGCAAAAAGCGAGGAATAG
- the asnB gene encoding asparagine synthase (glutamine-hydrolyzing): MCGIAGFVNIGLNNEDAGALLASMTDIIHHRGPDDEGHWLKDGVGLGIRRLSIIDLSGGKQPITNEDGSVIVVYNGEIYNYQALRQELEAAGHHFTTNSDTETIVHAYEEDGLDFTRRLRGMFAIAIWDQKHRRLVLTRDRFGKKPLYYCFDGQRLLFGSEMKSLLLAPGLSRELDPVAINQYFTYGYIPAPRTALTGISKLAAAHTLSFENGSIVLQRYWQLDFTPRCMDDEETAVQRVRELFAEAVRIRLMSEVPLGAFLSGGIDSSCVVALMSQVATEPVKTFSIGFEEQDYSEVKYARLVAQRYQTDHHECIVRLDLLDVLPRLIWDFDEPFADASMVPTYYVSKLARQHVTVALSGDGGDELFGGYMRYARMMADNWVDRLGPLRRVGPLVSALMPGGMRGKNRLRALALDPEVRYIEGSSIFPTPLRQRLLQSEFLVGGAADSQRIQLDHFAEARSLDFYTRMQHVDVACYLPYDILVKVDKASMLTSLEARAPLLDHVLGEYVASLRHEVRNPGGQQKYLLKRVAESLLPDEILHRPKKGFGLPIEHWFRGELKELAWDILQSQQASNRGVVNTGQVERLLADHQSHLYNHDRRIWAWLCFELWCRLYLDGADHSAFWPLKSRPSLAASGGERGMR, translated from the coding sequence ATGTGTGGGATCGCTGGTTTCGTCAACATTGGTCTGAATAACGAGGATGCTGGAGCATTATTAGCCAGCATGACCGATATTATTCACCATCGTGGGCCTGATGACGAGGGACACTGGCTGAAGGATGGTGTCGGCCTGGGAATACGACGCCTGAGTATTATTGATCTCAGCGGCGGGAAACAGCCGATTACCAATGAAGATGGCTCCGTCATTGTGGTTTATAACGGGGAGATCTATAACTATCAGGCGCTCCGTCAGGAACTTGAGGCAGCCGGCCATCATTTCACCACCAACAGCGATACCGAAACGATTGTCCATGCCTATGAGGAGGATGGGCTTGATTTTACACGTCGACTGCGCGGAATGTTCGCTATTGCCATTTGGGACCAGAAGCACAGGCGTCTGGTCCTGACACGCGACCGCTTTGGCAAAAAGCCGCTTTACTACTGCTTCGATGGGCAGCGTCTGCTCTTTGGATCAGAGATGAAGTCGCTGCTTCTGGCGCCCGGTCTCTCCAGAGAACTCGATCCCGTTGCTATCAACCAGTACTTCACCTACGGCTATATACCCGCGCCGCGAACGGCCCTGACGGGTATCTCTAAGCTAGCAGCCGCCCATACGCTCAGCTTTGAGAACGGCAGCATCGTGCTCCAGCGCTATTGGCAGCTCGATTTTACACCACGTTGTATGGATGATGAAGAGACGGCAGTGCAACGAGTGCGTGAATTGTTCGCCGAGGCGGTGCGCATCCGGCTGATGAGCGAAGTGCCGCTTGGCGCTTTCCTCAGCGGTGGCATAGATTCGAGCTGTGTTGTCGCCCTGATGAGCCAGGTCGCCACTGAACCGGTGAAGACGTTTTCCATCGGGTTTGAGGAGCAGGATTACAGCGAGGTGAAGTATGCCCGGCTCGTGGCGCAGCGCTATCAGACCGATCATCATGAATGTATCGTCCGGCTTGATCTGCTGGATGTGCTGCCGCGCCTGATCTGGGATTTTGACGAGCCATTTGCCGACGCTTCGATGGTGCCAACCTACTATGTCTCAAAGCTGGCGCGCCAGCATGTCACGGTGGCGCTTTCCGGGGATGGGGGGGATGAGTTGTTTGGTGGATATATGCGCTATGCCCGTATGATGGCCGATAATTGGGTGGATAGACTTGGCCCCCTCCGAAGAGTAGGGCCGCTGGTGAGCGCGCTCATGCCCGGTGGGATGAGGGGTAAAAATCGCCTGCGCGCCCTTGCTCTTGATCCTGAAGTGCGCTACATCGAGGGATCGTCTATCTTCCCTACGCCGCTTCGTCAGCGCCTGCTTCAGAGTGAGTTTCTCGTAGGAGGCGCGGCTGATTCCCAGCGTATACAGCTTGATCACTTTGCTGAAGCGCGGAGCCTCGATTTTTATACCCGAATGCAGCATGTAGATGTTGCCTGTTATCTGCCCTATGACATCCTGGTAAAAGTGGATAAAGCCAGCATGCTGACCTCGCTGGAGGCGCGCGCCCCGCTCCTCGATCATGTGCTGGGCGAGTATGTCGCTTCCCTACGGCATGAGGTGCGCAACCCCGGCGGGCAGCAAAAATATCTCCTCAAGCGTGTAGCAGAGAGCCTGCTCCCTGATGAGATTCTTCATCGGCCAAAGAAAGGGTTTGGGCTTCCGATTGAACATTGGTTCCGGGGCGAACTGAAGGAACTCGCCTGGGATATTCTCCAGAGCCAGCAGGCTAGCAATCGTGGCGTCGTCAATACTGGGCAGGTGGAGCGGCTCCTCGCCGATCATCAAAGCCATCTGTATAATCATGACCGGCGCATCTGGGCGTGGCTCTGCTTTGAGTTGTGGTGTCGTCTGTATCTTGATGGAGCCGATCACTCAGCGTTCTGGCCGCTCAAGAGTCGCCCATCACTGGCAGCGTCTGGTGGAGAGAGGGGGATGCGTTAG
- a CDS encoding glycosyltransferase — protein MGQSDGALEQALANPPAAARPLRILYLMEQLDMGGAERRFVRMARMLNRDQMQLVVGVLRPGGALEADLHSLGVEIVPFTRHGRFDPSPVWRLAHYVRKERIDVVHAMHWLSSLVAMLAAWQIPHLAVIGSTVNLFYDKAPAGKYRLMLDHLFWRRMDYMAVNALALRDYLVQRRFPEKRLMVIANGVDIPDTARLSPATREAARAALGVPPHAPLIGTVARLEPAKNLQMLLHAARAVCARFPDARFVLVGNGSERAPLEALAATLGISEKVLFTGEVAHSDLVLPAFDVFVLCSRFEGMPNVLLEAGAWGLPLISTPVGGTVEIVLDEKTGFLTPMGDAPALAERIGALLERPDLAAAFGHAARAHVMNHFSSSTMIQRYEALYRMAAEARAMRGRSGL, from the coding sequence ATGGGGCAGAGCGACGGAGCGCTGGAACAGGCGCTTGCTAACCCTCCGGCTGCTGCGAGACCCCTGCGCATCCTGTATCTTATGGAGCAGCTAGACATGGGCGGCGCTGAGCGGCGCTTTGTGCGCATGGCGCGGATGCTGAATCGGGATCAGATGCAGCTTGTTGTTGGCGTTTTGCGGCCAGGTGGGGCGCTCGAAGCTGATCTGCACTCGTTGGGCGTCGAGATCGTGCCCTTTACACGTCATGGCCGCTTTGATCCCTCGCCCGTATGGCGCCTCGCGCATTATGTGCGCAAAGAGCGCATTGACGTTGTACACGCGATGCACTGGCTTTCTAGTCTGGTAGCAATGCTGGCTGCCTGGCAAATACCCCATCTCGCCGTGATTGGCTCAACCGTCAACCTGTTTTATGATAAGGCTCCTGCTGGGAAGTACCGCCTGATGCTCGATCACCTGTTCTGGCGGCGAATGGACTACATGGCGGTCAATGCGCTGGCCCTGCGCGACTACCTTGTCCAGCGGCGCTTTCCTGAAAAACGTCTGATGGTCATTGCAAATGGCGTTGATATTCCTGATACGGCGCGCCTTTCTCCAGCCACCCGCGAGGCCGCGCGCGCTGCGCTCGGTGTTCCTCCGCATGCGCCGCTGATTGGGACCGTAGCCCGGCTTGAACCAGCTAAGAATCTCCAGATGTTGTTACATGCTGCCAGGGCAGTTTGTGCGCGCTTTCCTGATGCCCGCTTTGTCCTGGTTGGCAATGGCAGCGAGCGCGCGCCGTTAGAGGCATTGGCGGCCACATTGGGAATCAGTGAGAAGGTGCTGTTCACTGGCGAGGTCGCTCACAGCGATCTGGTCCTGCCTGCGTTTGATGTGTTTGTCCTCTGCTCGCGCTTTGAGGGGATGCCCAATGTTTTGCTGGAGGCTGGCGCGTGGGGGCTGCCGTTGATCTCAACGCCGGTTGGGGGAACGGTGGAGATCGTTCTGGATGAGAAAACCGGCTTCCTGACCCCGATGGGGGACGCTCCCGCCCTGGCTGAGCGCATCGGCGCCCTGCTGGAGCGTCCCGATCTGGCTGCTGCGTTCGGGCACGCTGCACGCGCGCACGTGATGAACCATTTCTCAAGCAGCACTATGATCCAACGCTATGAAGCTCTGTATCGCATGGCCGCTGAAGCGCGAGCCATGAGAGGACGCTCAGGCTTATGA
- a CDS encoding glycosyltransferase family 4 protein — MNILICNNRYFPSTGPERYLFAITGLLEKHGHAVVPLAANYSQTVDTPYRRYFVPPPVDAESVFFQQYKDRLTLRKQAGLVARATYYPAAREAAHRAIVEQQIDLVYLLSMVNVLSPSIIDAAYAHGIPVVMRLSDFNLLCPAYVFMRDGKVCQDCLGGYHHALRHRCLQGSAMVTGARVVAMMAHNALGIYKKVDAFIAPSRFMVSQMEQYFKPARGRIVHIPSFVDQALLDARPGQASAGDHQISNGVGKRPYILQFGRVSSDKGVAITLRAYAGLERDVDLVIAGESSNDYRLRMEELALSLGETGVRFTGFVQGEALSSLIAGALCVVAPSTCHDNAPMSVYESLAYGKAVIGSDLGGISEQLEHGCGLLIPPGDAEALRHSLRQVIDDPLLRASLERAGQQRALNEYAPERHYARLLEVFQNVCAGERRLGTHARDRLITHK; from the coding sequence ATGAATATTTTGATCTGTAACAATCGCTATTTCCCTTCAACAGGGCCAGAACGCTATCTTTTTGCCATTACGGGTCTGCTAGAAAAGCATGGTCATGCAGTAGTTCCTCTCGCCGCCAATTATAGCCAGACAGTTGATACCCCCTACCGGCGCTATTTTGTTCCGCCCCCGGTTGATGCTGAAAGCGTCTTCTTCCAGCAATACAAAGACAGGTTGACTCTGCGTAAGCAGGCGGGCCTGGTGGCGCGAGCAACGTACTATCCTGCTGCGCGTGAGGCGGCTCATCGCGCAATTGTTGAGCAGCAGATCGATCTGGTCTATCTGCTGAGTATGGTCAATGTTCTCTCGCCAAGTATCATTGATGCCGCCTATGCGCATGGGATTCCTGTGGTGATGCGCCTCTCCGATTTCAACCTCCTCTGCCCCGCGTATGTGTTCATGCGCGACGGGAAAGTCTGCCAGGATTGCCTGGGCGGCTATCATCACGCGCTGCGCCATCGCTGTCTTCAGGGGTCGGCGATGGTCACAGGCGCCAGGGTGGTTGCGATGATGGCTCACAATGCACTGGGCATTTACAAGAAAGTGGACGCCTTCATCGCCCCTTCACGCTTTATGGTGAGCCAGATGGAGCAGTATTTCAAGCCTGCGCGTGGACGCATCGTTCACATCCCTAGCTTTGTCGATCAGGCGCTGCTCGATGCGCGTCCAGGCCAAGCAAGTGCCGGAGATCACCAGATAAGCAATGGAGTGGGGAAACGGCCCTATATCCTCCAGTTCGGGCGTGTTTCGTCCGATAAAGGCGTTGCTATTACGCTCCGAGCATATGCTGGACTTGAGCGCGATGTTGATCTAGTGATCGCAGGCGAGAGCAGCAATGATTATCGCCTGCGTATGGAAGAGTTGGCGTTGTCTCTCGGAGAAACAGGTGTGCGCTTTACAGGCTTTGTGCAAGGTGAAGCACTCTCTTCACTCATTGCAGGAGCGTTGTGCGTTGTTGCGCCCTCTACCTGTCATGATAATGCCCCGATGAGCGTCTATGAGAGCCTGGCATATGGCAAGGCGGTGATTGGGAGTGACCTGGGTGGTATCAGCGAGCAGCTTGAGCATGGCTGCGGATTGCTTATCCCGCCAGGTGATGCAGAGGCGCTGCGCCACTCGCTGCGCCAGGTCATTGATGATCCGCTGCTGCGCGCGAGCCTGGAGCGCGCGGGGCAGCAGCGCGCGCTCAACGAGTACGCGCCGGAGCGCCATTATGCGCGCTTACTGGAGGTTTTCCAAAACGTCTGCGCTGGCGAGCGGCGCCTGGGAACGCATGCCAGGGATCGGCTCATAACGCATAAGTGA
- a CDS encoding DUF4012 domain-containing protein, whose amino-acid sequence MRHRAILLAILTLILLGTLSGAIDAAMRVSRARAEANDAALHLHRIEALMPSQGNLGELLDPAILQQLQQEMTAAQHDFTLLHSDLEEPAGSFFIAAHLPITNTTIASLGALVDAANQACFAGLDLVKSLQMLNGVLKAGLFASSSPPAQTGTPPPSLNAHLLEQLQQNLEDAFHHLNSAVLYAQHADLSAIPAGLLKPQQVNQVRQLLTIWPSIQTKFAEVEAWLSVAPSLLGVTTPESFLLELMDRSELRSTGGFIGNYGVMTIKNGQVQPFTLSDTYLLDLPYVQKHDSNHPAIYPWWPFCCFGLRDSNISANFPTAAQTGMRMLKLEGGPAVQGVIAFTPPAIARVIKIIGPIVVPDYHETVTDQNLERLIHYYQQTKKNDPLTNLPPSDQISSPRKRFTALLARAFLEKLHGLPTSKLVDIARAAITSLETKDIQVYLSDKNAEALLAQHKFDGTITQGPGDGVTIIDSNVGVNKGSQFTVVSYTDNVTLDAQGTATHNLTITYNYKVTDPKTLFGQDRYLTYLRVYAPANAKLKSLKGLNGGSNQINHSDEPGRQMWGGYVNVQDGKRYSLHLIWSVPNAATADASAHWHYQLIFQHQSGSNQQLTLTVTAPGARAPILTYKGTIDKDKTYNITYAL is encoded by the coding sequence TTGAGACACCGGGCAATCCTCCTGGCAATCCTGACATTGATTCTTCTTGGTACGCTCTCCGGCGCCATAGACGCAGCGATGCGTGTCTCTCGCGCACGCGCTGAGGCAAACGATGCAGCGCTGCACTTGCATCGCATCGAGGCGCTGATGCCGTCACAGGGCAATCTAGGGGAGTTGTTGGACCCGGCTATCCTTCAGCAGCTTCAGCAAGAAATGACCGCCGCTCAGCATGACTTTACGCTCCTGCACAGCGATCTTGAAGAGCCTGCTGGCAGTTTTTTCATTGCTGCGCATCTGCCGATAACGAACACCACCATTGCTTCCTTGGGCGCATTGGTAGATGCCGCCAATCAGGCTTGTTTTGCTGGTCTTGATCTGGTTAAGAGTCTCCAGATGCTTAATGGCGTCCTGAAGGCAGGGTTATTTGCTAGCAGTTCACCCCCAGCGCAGACGGGAACACCGCCGCCATCGTTAAATGCTCACTTGCTGGAGCAACTTCAGCAGAACCTCGAAGACGCTTTCCATCATCTCAACAGCGCGGTGCTGTATGCGCAGCATGCTGACTTATCTGCTATACCTGCGGGGCTGCTCAAGCCCCAGCAAGTCAATCAAGTACGCCAGCTACTGACTATCTGGCCCAGCATCCAAACGAAATTTGCTGAGGTGGAAGCCTGGTTGAGCGTGGCCCCCAGCCTGCTCGGAGTCACCACCCCGGAGAGCTTCTTGCTAGAACTCATGGATCGCAGCGAACTACGCTCAACCGGTGGATTTATCGGCAATTACGGTGTGATGACCATCAAGAATGGGCAGGTGCAACCCTTTACGCTCAGTGATACCTATCTTCTCGATCTTCCCTATGTACAAAAGCATGATAGTAATCACCCAGCTATTTATCCCTGGTGGCCCTTTTGCTGCTTCGGACTACGCGATTCTAATATCTCGGCCAATTTTCCAACTGCCGCGCAAACAGGGATGCGCATGCTCAAGCTGGAGGGCGGGCCTGCCGTACAAGGAGTCATCGCTTTTACTCCGCCAGCCATCGCGCGCGTGATTAAAATCATTGGGCCAATCGTCGTGCCTGATTATCATGAGACCGTCACCGACCAGAACTTGGAGCGGCTCATTCATTATTACCAGCAGACCAAAAAAAATGACCCTCTAACGAATTTACCGCCAAGCGATCAAATCAGTTCCCCGCGCAAACGCTTCACCGCTCTATTGGCGCGCGCCTTTTTAGAAAAGCTGCATGGCCTGCCAACAAGCAAACTCGTTGACATAGCCAGAGCAGCCATCACCAGTCTGGAGACGAAGGACATTCAGGTCTATCTAAGCGATAAAAATGCTGAGGCGCTGCTGGCTCAACACAAGTTCGATGGGACGATTACCCAAGGGCCTGGAGATGGCGTCACCATCATTGACTCCAATGTGGGGGTAAACAAGGGGAGTCAGTTTACTGTCGTCAGTTATACTGATAACGTGACTCTGGACGCCCAGGGGACGGCAACGCACAACCTCACCATCACCTACAACTACAAAGTGACAGACCCCAAGACGCTCTTTGGGCAAGATCGTTATTTGACCTACCTGCGCGTCTACGCGCCCGCTAACGCGAAACTGAAGAGCTTGAAAGGGCTGAACGGTGGCTCGAACCAAATCAATCACAGTGATGAGCCTGGTCGCCAGATGTGGGGAGGATACGTGAACGTGCAAGACGGCAAACGCTATTCGCTGCATCTGATCTGGTCGGTACCAAACGCCGCAACAGCAGACGCTTCTGCTCATTGGCATTACCAGCTTATTTTCCAACATCAGTCGGGGTCCAACCAGCAATTGACGCTGACTGTTACAGCGCCAGGAGCGCGAGCGCCCATTCTGACGTATAAGGGGACCATTGATAAGGATAAGACGTACAACATCACTTATGCGTTATGA